The Roseicyclus marinus genome has a segment encoding these proteins:
- a CDS encoding AMP-binding protein gives MGWMKDETGLEKRAANHVALTPLSHLIRANRIFTNRPALVDRGFRLTYGELYTRVTRLASALAKRGVAPGDVVAAVMPNTAPHVEAHWAIPACGAVLNSINIRLDIGTISYILDHGEAKVVLVDTQFLGVVEEAIAAQENADLPLIVEVPDAAAGYHASGRHLTYDALIAEGDTDFDWIMPVDEWESLALNYTSGTTGRPKGVVYHHRGAYLITMGTPISWRMTLYPTYLTIVPLFHCNNWCHVWTMPVVGGTTVCCRDITAKAIYDSIADEGVTHFGGAPIVLNMLVNAKPADRRDFAHVVEVFTAGAPPAPATLAAIETMGFNITQVYGLTETYGPATECTFKDVDWADLRGDDRAAVKARQGVPMPNMDHITVMDPDTMTQIPMDGAALGEIMMRGNSVMKGYYKNPRATNEAFAGGYFHSGDIAKQHPDSYVQIADRAKDIIISGGENVSSVEVEGVLMHHPAVLLSAVVAKPDEKWGEVPCAFLELKEGATATEEEIIAFARQRLAGFKTPKHVVFQDLPKTSTGKIQKFELRKIASSL, from the coding sequence ATGGGCTGGATGAAGGACGAGACCGGGCTGGAAAAGCGCGCCGCCAATCACGTGGCGCTGACGCCGCTCAGCCACCTGATCCGCGCCAACCGCATCTTCACCAACCGCCCCGCGCTGGTGGATCGCGGCTTTCGCCTGACCTATGGCGAGCTCTACACCCGCGTCACCCGGCTTGCCTCGGCGCTCGCGAAACGCGGCGTGGCCCCCGGCGATGTCGTGGCCGCCGTCATGCCCAACACCGCCCCCCACGTGGAGGCGCATTGGGCAATCCCCGCCTGTGGCGCGGTGCTCAATTCCATCAACATCCGCCTCGATATCGGCACGATCTCCTACATCCTCGACCATGGCGAGGCCAAGGTGGTGCTCGTCGACACCCAATTCCTCGGCGTGGTGGAGGAAGCCATCGCCGCGCAGGAAAACGCCGATCTCCCCCTGATCGTCGAAGTGCCCGATGCGGCGGCAGGCTATCACGCCTCGGGCCGCCACCTGACCTATGACGCGCTGATCGCCGAAGGGGATACCGATTTCGACTGGATCATGCCCGTCGACGAATGGGAAAGCCTCGCGCTCAACTACACCTCGGGCACCACCGGGCGGCCCAAGGGCGTGGTCTATCACCATCGCGGGGCCTACCTGATCACCATGGGCACGCCGATCTCGTGGCGGATGACGCTCTACCCGACCTATTTGACCATCGTGCCGCTCTTTCACTGCAACAACTGGTGCCATGTCTGGACCATGCCCGTGGTCGGCGGCACGACCGTGTGCTGCCGCGACATCACCGCGAAAGCGATCTACGATTCCATCGCGGACGAGGGCGTCACCCATTTCGGCGGCGCGCCCATCGTGCTCAACATGCTGGTCAACGCCAAACCCGCCGACCGCCGGGATTTTGCCCATGTGGTCGAGGTTTTCACCGCCGGTGCACCGCCCGCGCCTGCGACGCTGGCCGCCATCGAAACCATGGGCTTCAACATCACGCAGGTCTACGGCCTGACCGAAACCTATGGGCCGGCCACCGAATGCACCTTCAAGGATGTCGACTGGGCCGATCTGCGCGGTGACGACCGCGCCGCCGTCAAGGCGCGTCAGGGCGTGCCGATGCCCAACATGGACCACATTACCGTCATGGACCCCGACACGATGACCCAGATCCCCATGGATGGCGCGGCGCTGGGCGAGATCATGATGCGCGGCAATTCCGTGATGAAGGGCTATTACAAGAACCCCCGCGCCACGAACGAAGCCTTTGCGGGCGGCTATTTCCATTCCGGCGACATCGCCAAACAGCACCCCGACAGCTATGTCCAGATCGCCGACCGCGCCAAGGACATCATCATCTCGGGCGGCGAAAACGTCAGCTCGGTCGAGGTGGAGGGCGTCTTGATGCACCATCCCGCCGTGCTCCTCTCCGCCGTTGTGGCCAAACCCGACGAGAAATGGGGCGAGGTGCCCTGCGCCTTCCTCGAACTCAAGGAAGGGGCCACCGCCACCGAAGAGGAAATCATCGCCTTCGCCCGCCAGCGCCTTGCAGGGTTCAAGACCCCCAAACATGTCGTCTTTCAGGACTTGCCCAAGACCTCGACCGGCAAGATCCAGAAATTCGAACTGCGCAAGATCGCAAGCAGCCTCTGA